The region ACGTAGCTTCGGATCCCTGCTATATGGTGAAGATGGAGATCTCTCCGGTGCGCCGGCAGCAGAATGCCGAGGTTGAGGCCCTCATGCGCACTGTATTGCATGAATTCGAGCAATACGTGAAACTCTCTAAACGCATCCCGCCCGAGATTCTTGTCTCCGTCGCATCCATCGACGATCCAGGCCAACTCGCCGACGATGTGGCAAGCCATTTGCCTCTCAAGATTGAAGACAAGCAGTCTATCCTGGAGTGCTTGGACGTCCACGAAAGGCTGGAGCGGCTCTGCGGCCTTTTGAGCAAGGAGATGGAGATCCTCGAACTCGAGCGCAAGATACACCTTCGTGTCAGAAAGCAGATGGAGAAGACCCAGAAAGAGTACTACCTTCGCGAGCAGATCAAGGCTATCCAGAAAGAGCTCGGCGAGCGCGACGAACGCAGCACAGAGGCGGACGAGCTCAGGAAGAAGATAGACGAGTGCAAGCTTCCGCGGGACGTGGAAGAGAAGGCCTTGCGGGAAGTCGACAGGCTGGAACATATGCCTCCAATGGCCGCGGAGTCCGTGGTCGTCAGGAATTACCTGGATTGGCTTCTTTCCTTCCCATGGTCCGTGAAGACAACTGACCGGAAGGACATCAAGCTCGCTGAGAGGATTCTCGACGAGGACCACTGGGGGCTCGAGAAGGTCAAAGAGCGTATTCTGGAGTTCCTGGCGGTCAGGCAACTCACAACCAAGATGAAAGGCCCCATCCTGTGCCTAGTTGGGCCTCCGGGAGTGGGCAAGACCTCTCTCGCCAAGTCGATCGCTCGTGCGCTCGAGCGCAAGTTCGTCCGGTTCTCCCTGGGGGGAGTCAGAGACGAAGCCGAGATCCGGGGGCACAGGCGCACTTACGTGGGCGCGATGCCGGGTAAGATCATCCAGGCCATGAGGCAGGCGGGGTCGAGGAACCCTGTGATCCTCCTGGATGAGGTAGACAAGATGTCCTCGGATTTCCGGGGGGATCCGTCCTCGGCACTCCTCGAGGTTCTTGACCCTGAGCAGAACTGTGCTTTCGGTGACCACTACATGGAGGTCACCGTAGACCTCTCGGACGTGCTCTTCATCACCACCGCGAATGTGCTCTTCTCCATTCCTCGCCCGCTCCAGGACAGAATGGAGATAATCACGATTCCGGGGTACACCGAAGAGGACAAGGTCCACATTGCCCAGGGGTTCCTCATCCCCAAGCAGATCACGGAAAACGGGCTCAAGGTGTCCGATGTCTCGATTTCCCGCGACGTGATCCTTGAGATCATCCGCAGCTACACCCGGGAGTCGGGAGTCAGGAACCTCGAACGCCAGATCGGCAGCATCTGCCGAAAACTCGCGAGAGGCGTGGTTGCCGGGGAGTCCGGGCCGTTCACGGTGAAGATCAGCGATGTCCAGAAGCATCTGGGCATCCCGCAGTACAGGTACGGAGTGGCCGAGACCGAGGACAAGGTGGGAGTCGCGACAGGGCTTGCCTGGACCGAGACAGGTGGGGAGATCCTTGCCGTCGAGGTTTCCGCGATGAAAGGTACCGGCAAACTCACACTCACCGGCAAGCTGGGTGAGGTCATGCGCGAGTCCGCTCAGGCGGGCTACACCTACGTCCGCTCTAGAGCCGACCAGCTGGGCATACCCGACGATTTCCACGAAAAGAAGGATGTCCATGTCCATATCCCCGAAGGCGCCATACCCAAAGACGGGCCGTCGGCGGGTATCGCAATGGCGACGGCGCTCGCGTCCGCCCTCGGGGGAAGGCCAGTGCGTAGAGATGTGGCAATGACCGGTGAAATCACTCTGCGTGGGAGAGTGCTCCCAATCGGAGGGCTCAAGGAGAAAGTCCTAGCGGCGCACAGGGCGGGCATCAAGTATGTCATAATGCCTGACGGGAACCATAAGGACCTGGAAGACATCCCCGCGAACGTAAGAGAGAGCATTGAATTCGTGGAAGTGTCCCACATGGACGAAGTCCTCGCAGTCGCCCTGGTCCCAGCGTCCGATTCTGACGGGGAATGTGTGTGTCGGGAGAGCGTGGACAGCCAGACCGCAGCGGGGCTCCCGATGCCACCAGGAGCGATTCCTTTGCCACCGGCGCCGCCGGCTGTTTGCTGACGCCCAGACGGCAGGCGTGTTCGTCCACTCAGAAGCACCCCAGAAGGGGTGCCCTGTCCGTTTACATCTCCAGCAATCGGTTTGTCGCTCATACTGAAGAACACGGCGCGTCGGCTCGACTCCCCACCAGGACCCGCGCGGCCCGCGGGCTGCCGGCCCCGAGTGAGGGATCTGTTGTTCGTGCCGGGCGGAAAGGAATTCTCCAACAGGCATAGAATATAATAACTATCTGCGCGTGCATGGGAACTGGCAGATTCTTTTTTGCGCGAGACTATGCATCGATGTATATAGATGCATTTGTTGGATCCGGCCTGTCCGGGTTCGGGAGGGTTCGGAATGGGGAGAACAATGGTCGTAAGCTGGGGATTGGGAGCCATGGGAGGCGGAATCGCAAGACTTCTTGCAAGTAGAGACTCAGCCGTGGTCGTGGGCGCGATTGACTCTGATCCCGCCAAGATCGGGCGGTCCCTCGGGGAGGTCATAGGCGAGCCTTCGGCCTATCCGGGGGTGATCGTATCCGGTGACCCCGTATCCGTGCTCGAGGGAGAAGGCCGAGACGCTCAGGTCGTCGTGGTCGCGACTGGCTCCTTTCTCAGGGATGTGTCTGGCCAGATCCTTCTCGCAGTCCGCCATGGGAAGAACGTGATATCCATCGCCGAGGAGATGGCTTACCCCATGGCCGCTGATCCGGACATCGCACGGCGCATTGACGAGCTCGCAAAGGAACACGGTGTGTCTGTGCTTGGCACCGGGATCAACCCAGGGTTCATTCTGGACACTCTCATCATCACCCTCACCTCAGTCTGCGCCGAAGTGACCCGGGTACGCGCGGCCCGGATAAACGACCTCTCTCCCTTTGGGCCGACTGTCATGCGGACCCAGGGCGTGGCTACGACTGAGGACGAGTTCTGGCAAGGCATCGCGAGCGGAGCTATCGTGGGGCACATCGGGTTTCCGGAGTCCATGCACATGATCGCGGACGCCCTTGGGTGGAAGCTGGACGAGATACGGGAGACCAGGGAACCCATCATATCCCGCACCGAGCGTGTGACGAAGTATGCCCGGGTCCTCCCTGGGATGGTGGCCGGATGCAGGCACATCGCCCGGGCGTTTTCGGGCGGCAGGGAGGTCATAACACTTGAGCACCCGCAGGCTGTGCTTCCATCAGCCGAAGGCGTGGAGACCGGCGACTTCATATGGATCGAAGGCGTCCCCGGAGTGAACCTTGCCATGAAGCCCGAGATTCCAGGGGGGACGGGCACCATCGCTATATCAGCGAACATGATCCCAAGAGTCATGGCTGCCCCGCCCGGGCTTCTGACCATGCGCGATCTCCCAACCCCTTCCGCACACCTCTCACCGGGTGGTGGTCTCCGATGCTGAACAGGGCTTCGGCGGCGGCAGGTGATCTGGTTCAGATAAGCCGGGTGGTGCTCGAACCGGAGGAGAGGGCGGAGAACCTGCCAGCGGACACCCGCAAAGTCCCCCTGGTAATGCTGGTCAAAGGGACGGCGTTAGACGCGGCGCGTCTGGGTGAACAGGTGATGGTCCTCACGCCCACTGGCAGGAAGGTCACAGGAGAACTAGTGGCGGTGTGGCCCGCGCACACCCACGGGTTCGGCGACCCCATCCCGGAACTCGCCCAGATAGGGGCAGAACTGCGCGCACTCATTGCGCAAGATGGGTAAGGCAGGTAGAACCATGTCCTACAAAGCCGTCATGTCCCGGAAGAACGAGATCATGATAAAGTCCGTCGGCGTCGACTACTCCCAGTTCGAGACGGGCGGGATTGCGTTCGACTATGAAGCGATGATGGAGAGAGTGGGGTACTCCATCGCCGAAGTCCGCCGGATCCAGGCCGCCGCCAACGTTGGGAACACCCCGCTCGTGGAGTTGCACAACATCACCCGGGCGATGAGGAAGACCGCGCCGCGGGGCTTCGGCGCCAGGATCTTTGTGAAGGATGAGGCGGTGAACCCTTCTGGGAGCTTTAAGGACAGGCGCGCCTCTGTCTCGGTCCACAGGGCGCGAACCCTGGGCTTCTCCGGGGTGATCGCCGCGACCTCGGGCAACTACGGCGCCGCGGTGGCGTCGCAGGCGGCTAAGGCTGGGCTTGCGTGCATCATCGTTCAGGAGACTTACGATTCCACCATGACCGGCCAGCCGGAGATACTCGAGAAAGCCAGGGCGTGCGAGGCGTACGGGGCCGAGGTTATCCAGCTCACTGTCGGACCCGAACTTTTCTATGTCTTCCTCACGCTGCTGGAGGAGACCGGGTACTTCAACGCCTCACTCTACACCCCTTTCGGAATCGCTGGAGTCGAGACCCTCGGACACGAGATCGGGGTTCAGCTTAAGGAGGCGGAAGGCCGGGCGCCTGACGTGGTCCTGGTGACCCACGCCGGAGGCGGCAATGTCACAGGAACCGCTCGTGGCCTCCGGAAGGCCGGGTGCGGGAGCACGAGATTGGTCGCGGCGAGCGTGGACCTCTCCGGCCTTCACATGGCCTCCAACCACGACTTCAACAGGAAGTCCTTTACCACCGGGCACACCGGGTTCGGGATACCCTTTGCCACATGGCCTGACCGCGTGGACGTCCCGAGAAACGCGGCGCGGCCTCTTAGGTACATGGACCGCTACGTCACCGTGACTCAGGGTGACGTGTTCTATACCACCGAGGCCCTGGCCCAGCTGGAAGGGATGCAGAGAGGGCCTGCGGGAAACACCTCGCTCGCGGCTGCGCTTGCGCTGGCCCGGGAGATGCCGGAGGACCAGATCCTGGTGGTGCAGGAGACCGAGTACACTGGGGCGGGCAAGTGCCCCTCCGCTCAGCTCACGTTCGCGCGCGAGCATGGGATAGAAGTCCGCCGCGGCGACCCCAGGGAGAACAAGCCTGGGCATACCATAGTGATCCCGGAGCACTTGTCGCAGGTGAAGGCGGTGGACGTGGACCTCGAGGCTATGCGCGGGTCGTATGTGAGGAACGCACTGAGAGCAGCCGCAGGGACGCCGGTGGACGACAGGGACATCGCGTTTCTGGCTGAGGAGACCAGGACCAGCACGGACTTCGTCAGAACCATAGTCAGAGAACCATAGCCGGGAGGTAGATACCGTGGACGCCCAACCAAGCCGAAAGGGACCCAAGGACCGCCCCGATGACTTCGAGACCCGCCGGAAGCACCTGGAGGGCTTGGGCGATGAGGAGCTCCGGGAGAGGTTCTGGTCACTCGCCCGGGAGGTAGTGGCGCCCCTGGTGAGGCTTGCCCGCACGCACACGTCCCCTTCCATCGAAAGATCGGTCCTGCTGCGCATGGGGATCGACAGTGTGAAAGCACAAGAGGTAGTCCGGCGATGTGCAGAAAGAGGGCTCCTGGGCCACGGTGCCGGCAACGTGGTGCTCAGGTATGCCAAGGAGCACTCTCTGGGCCTCAGGAAAGCCGCCGAGGCGCTCTCCGGGGACGACGCGTGGGAGGAAGTCGTGGGATGGTATGGAGGTGTTCACCATGGGGCTCGATCCTGACAGGAAAATCGACATCCGCGAAATCCTCTCAGGGCTCGAGCACTACACCCCAAGGAGACGCGGGTTCACCTGGAGACGGAGGGTCTCCGACACCTCCGGCAACCCCGTCCGCATCGGCAAGTTCGAATACAGGCAAGTCTCGGATGGAGTAGCAGCGGGCGTGCCTCTGCCAGCCGCGAAGAGCTTCGGGGGCATCAACCCCCAGCCCGACTGCGTCATCACCGCCGAAATCGCCTCAGGGCGGTTCGAGGATGACATCCGCCGAATGCGCATGGCCGCCTGGCACGGAGCCGACCATATCATGGTGATCCGCACCACGGGCCAGAGCCATTACGATGGGCTGATCGAGGGAACACCGGAGGGAGTGGGTGGGGTCCCTATCACGCGCAAACAGCTCAGGGCCACCAGGAAGGCGTTGGATATGATAGAGGACGAGGTCGGCCGTCCGATCAACCTTCATTCCTATGTGTCAGGTGTCGCAGGCCCCGAGATTGCCGTGCTCTTCGTGGAGGAAGGAGTCAACGGCGCGCACCAGGATCCCCAGTACAACGTGCTCTATCGGAACGTCAACATGTGCCGGTCCTTCGTGGACGCGGCGGTCGCGAAGAGCCTGATGGCCGAGGCCGGCATGATCCAGATAGACGGAGCGCACAACGCGAACGCCACCGCGAGGGAGGCCTGGCGGGTCATGCCTGAGCTCATGGTCCAGCACGCCATAAACGCCCAGTATTCCATGGAGGCGGGCATGCGGCCTGACCAGATATGCCTGTCTACAGTCCCCCCGGCCGCACCTCCAGCTCCATGCGTCCGGATGGATCTCCCCTACGCCGTGGCCCTGCGCGATTTCTTCCCCGGGTTTCGGATGCGGGCGCAGATGAACACGAAGTACATCGAGTCGGACACCAGGGAGGCCACGATCACTCACACTCTCAACGTCTTGATCTCGAGGCTCACGTCCGCGGACATCCAGAGCACCATCACCCCGGACGAGGGCAGGAACCTCCCATGGCATTACAACTCCGTGGCTGCGGTGGACACAGCGAACCAAGCCCTCCTGGGCCTCGACGGCATCTCCGATATGTTGGAACTCCGAACCGACGGCGAGCTTGGGGCGAGGGCACGGGAGATCAAAGAGAGGGCGGTGCTGTTCCTCGAGGAGATTCTCAAGTTGGGAGGGTATTTCTCAGCTGTGGAGGCTGGGTTCTTCGTGGATTCAGGTTGCTATCCGGAACGGCACGGCGATGGGATCGTGCGGGAAGCGACGGGAGGTGTGGCTTCCGGGACGGTCGTCCCCCGGGAAGCTGACTACATGGCCCCAGTGTGTGGGCACTTCGGCGAAAACCACCTCCCGGAGGGCCTCGGCCGTCCGTGCGATCTGATCGGCGGGTGCACCCTGTGTGACCGAGACAAGATCGTGTACATCGACGAACTCGATCCAGAAGACAACGTCCTCGCGAGGCTGGAGCGGGGCAGGGAAATACGCGACCGTGGCCTCATAGTCCCCGAAGTCGAGTGGTTCGCCGACGGTGTAGTGTGCATGACTCTGTTCCTGCCAGCCGACCCGGACCGGGCGGAACGGGCGGCGCTCGAGATCGCCTCGAAGATGGGCATGGAGGGTGCGGAGGTGATCCACAAGCGGGTGATGCACCCCTCTGAGGGGTCGGTGATGGAGGTGCGGGGTAAGATCAGGTTTGCGGTGGACCCATCCACCCTCACGCTTCCGCCGAAACAGGAGATGCTTTCGGAGGACGAGATCTGGGCGGACATCGAGGCCCGTCCCATGAGCATCGTCGCAGCCACGGTAGGGGAGGATGAACACTCCGTGGGAATGAGGGAGATCCTCGACATCAAGCATGGGGGGATAGAGAAATATGGGATAGGATGCCACTACCTTGGGACATCGGTGCCCGTTGAGAAGGTCGTGGACGCGGCGATCGAGACGGGAGCCGAAGCTATCCTCATATCCACCATCATAACTCACGCTGATATTCACAAGATAAACATGAGAAAACTGTCCGAACTGTGCATCGAGAAAGGGGTCAGAGACAAGCTCATCCTGGTGGCAGGAGGCACGCAGGTCACTGACGAGATGGCCCGGGAGGCCGGATTGGACGCCGGGTTCGGGCGGGGCACCCGCGGAGTGCAGGTGGCAGGTTTTCTAGTCCGCCGCAGGAGGGGGCTGTCGTGAGCACCCGGGTGAGTGCGGATCTCCTGGTGGCTGAGATCGGGTCCACCACCACGGTCGTGACCGCGTTCGGGGGGATCGACGACGGCCACCCGCACGTGATCGGACAGGGTTCGCACAGGACCACAGTGCTCGAAGGCGACGTCTGGGTGGGCCTGTCTCGGGCAGTGCGGGACCTCGCAGATTCGGTGAGGGCGGACGACGTCCAGTGGAAACACGCTGCCGCTTGCTCGAGCGCGGCGGGTGGCCTTCGGATGACAGTGCATGGACTGGTGTACGATATGACCGTGCGGGCGGCGAAGGAGGCCGCGCTCGGGGCGGGTGCCATAGTCAAAATGGTCACCGCGGGGAAGCTCACCCCGGGTGACCTCGATGAGATCCGCGAGGTCAGGCCGACCATCATCCTTCTCGCCGGGGGCGTAGATTGGGGTGAGCGGGAGACCGCGATCCACAACGCCAGGGCCATCGCAAGCATGCGGCTGCCGGTGCCGGTTATATACGCCGGAAACACGGCGGCGCGGAATGATGTTCGACGGGCGTTCGAGGGCTCGCCGTCGTCTCTTCGAGTAGTCGACAATGTCTACCCCAGGGTGGACGTCCTCGACGTCGAGCCGGCACGCAAGGTGATCCAGGAAGTCTTTGAGGAGCACATAGTTGGCGCACCCGGCATGTTCCGGATCAGAGAGTGGGCGGACGGCCCCATAATGCCCGTGCCGGGGGCGGTCATGGCGATGGCCAAGGAGCTCTACGAGGAGATAGGCGACCTCATGGTTGTGGACGTGGGCGGCGCGACCACGGACATCCATTCTGTGACGGAAGGGACAGAGGAGATCCGTCGGGTGCAGGTGAATCCGGAGCCTCTTGCCAAGAGGACTGTCGAGGGGGACCTCGGAGTGTACGTCAATGCCTCCAACATCGTTGACCTGGTTGGGGCTGACAGGATCCGGCGGGAGCTTGGGGATGCCGGGTT is a window of Bacillota bacterium DNA encoding:
- a CDS encoding ornithine aminomutase subunit alpha, which codes for MDAQPSRKGPKDRPDDFETRRKHLEGLGDEELRERFWSLAREVVAPLVRLARTHTSPSIERSVLLRMGIDSVKAQEVVRRCAERGLLGHGAGNVVLRYAKEHSLGLRKAAEALSGDDAWEEVVGWYGGVHHGARS
- the lon gene encoding endopeptidase La, which produces MTRADRSETKEGSRSRRVLPLLPLRGVLVFPRMTIPLEVGRDKSVAALEEAMSNDRFIVLAAQKLARVNEPVPDDIYSLGTVAEIKQLVRLPDGTIRIVVEGIDRVRIAEYVASDPCYMVKMEISPVRRQQNAEVEALMRTVLHEFEQYVKLSKRIPPEILVSVASIDDPGQLADDVASHLPLKIEDKQSILECLDVHERLERLCGLLSKEMEILELERKIHLRVRKQMEKTQKEYYLREQIKAIQKELGERDERSTEADELRKKIDECKLPRDVEEKALREVDRLEHMPPMAAESVVVRNYLDWLLSFPWSVKTTDRKDIKLAERILDEDHWGLEKVKERILEFLAVRQLTTKMKGPILCLVGPPGVGKTSLAKSIARALERKFVRFSLGGVRDEAEIRGHRRTYVGAMPGKIIQAMRQAGSRNPVILLDEVDKMSSDFRGDPSSALLEVLDPEQNCAFGDHYMEVTVDLSDVLFITTANVLFSIPRPLQDRMEIITIPGYTEEDKVHIAQGFLIPKQITENGLKVSDVSISRDVILEIIRSYTRESGVRNLERQIGSICRKLARGVVAGESGPFTVKISDVQKHLGIPQYRYGVAETEDKVGVATGLAWTETGGEILAVEVSAMKGTGKLTLTGKLGEVMRESAQAGYTYVRSRADQLGIPDDFHEKKDVHVHIPEGAIPKDGPSAGIAMATALASALGGRPVRRDVAMTGEITLRGRVLPIGGLKEKVLAAHRAGIKYVIMPDGNHKDLEDIPANVRESIEFVEVSHMDEVLAVALVPASDSDGECVCRESVDSQTAAGLPMPPGAIPLPPAPPAVC
- a CDS encoding GlmL-related ornithine degradation protein, whose product is MSTRVSADLLVAEIGSTTTVVTAFGGIDDGHPHVIGQGSHRTTVLEGDVWVGLSRAVRDLADSVRADDVQWKHAAACSSAAGGLRMTVHGLVYDMTVRAAKEAALGAGAIVKMVTAGKLTPGDLDEIREVRPTIILLAGGVDWGERETAIHNARAIASMRLPVPVIYAGNTAARNDVRRAFEGSPSSLRVVDNVYPRVDVLDVEPARKVIQEVFEEHIVGAPGMFRIREWADGPIMPVPGAVMAMAKELYEEIGDLMVVDVGGATTDIHSVTEGTEEIRRVQVNPEPLAKRTVEGDLGVYVNASNIVDLVGADRIRRELGDAGFEIAVSPPPIPTTPNDVAAVSTLARHAVRIAIGRHVGQIRELYGPGGRQKVAEGRDLTAVRWIIGTGGVMARIPGTRDLLGLCKARAHDGKLLPGEGAVTAVDSNYIMAAAGVMSRVHPEAARVIVLKSLGILARETERVARYGKN
- the ortB gene encoding 2-amino-4-oxopentanoate thiolase subunit OrtB — translated: MSYKAVMSRKNEIMIKSVGVDYSQFETGGIAFDYEAMMERVGYSIAEVRRIQAAANVGNTPLVELHNITRAMRKTAPRGFGARIFVKDEAVNPSGSFKDRRASVSVHRARTLGFSGVIAATSGNYGAAVASQAAKAGLACIIVQETYDSTMTGQPEILEKARACEAYGAEVIQLTVGPELFYVFLTLLEETGYFNASLYTPFGIAGVETLGHEIGVQLKEAEGRAPDVVLVTHAGGGNVTGTARGLRKAGCGSTRLVAASVDLSGLHMASNHDFNRKSFTTGHTGFGIPFATWPDRVDVPRNAARPLRYMDRYVTVTQGDVFYTTEALAQLEGMQRGPAGNTSLAAALALAREMPEDQILVVQETEYTGAGKCPSAQLTFAREHGIEVRRGDPRENKPGHTIVIPEHLSQVKAVDVDLEAMRGSYVRNALRAAAGTPVDDRDIAFLAEETRTSTDFVRTIVREP
- the ord gene encoding 2,4-diaminopentanoate dehydrogenase — protein: MGRTMVVSWGLGAMGGGIARLLASRDSAVVVGAIDSDPAKIGRSLGEVIGEPSAYPGVIVSGDPVSVLEGEGRDAQVVVVATGSFLRDVSGQILLAVRHGKNVISIAEEMAYPMAADPDIARRIDELAKEHGVSVLGTGINPGFILDTLIITLTSVCAEVTRVRAARINDLSPFGPTVMRTQGVATTEDEFWQGIASGAIVGHIGFPESMHMIADALGWKLDEIRETREPIISRTERVTKYARVLPGMVAGCRHIARAFSGGREVITLEHPQAVLPSAEGVETGDFIWIEGVPGVNLAMKPEIPGGTGTIAISANMIPRVMAAPPGLLTMRDLPTPSAHLSPGGGLRC
- the ortA gene encoding 2-amino-4-oxopentanoate thiolase subunit OrtA; the protein is MLNRASAAAGDLVQISRVVLEPEERAENLPADTRKVPLVMLVKGTALDAARLGEQVMVLTPTGRKVTGELVAVWPAHTHGFGDPIPELAQIGAELRALIAQDG
- the oraE gene encoding D-ornithine 4,5-aminomutase subunit OraE, with the protein product MGLDPDRKIDIREILSGLEHYTPRRRGFTWRRRVSDTSGNPVRIGKFEYRQVSDGVAAGVPLPAAKSFGGINPQPDCVITAEIASGRFEDDIRRMRMAAWHGADHIMVIRTTGQSHYDGLIEGTPEGVGGVPITRKQLRATRKALDMIEDEVGRPINLHSYVSGVAGPEIAVLFVEEGVNGAHQDPQYNVLYRNVNMCRSFVDAAVAKSLMAEAGMIQIDGAHNANATAREAWRVMPELMVQHAINAQYSMEAGMRPDQICLSTVPPAAPPAPCVRMDLPYAVALRDFFPGFRMRAQMNTKYIESDTREATITHTLNVLISRLTSADIQSTITPDEGRNLPWHYNSVAAVDTANQALLGLDGISDMLELRTDGELGARAREIKERAVLFLEEILKLGGYFSAVEAGFFVDSGCYPERHGDGIVREATGGVASGTVVPREADYMAPVCGHFGENHLPEGLGRPCDLIGGCTLCDRDKIVYIDELDPEDNVLARLERGREIRDRGLIVPEVEWFADGVVCMTLFLPADPDRAERAALEIASKMGMEGAEVIHKRVMHPSEGSVMEVRGKIRFAVDPSTLTLPPKQEMLSEDEIWADIEARPMSIVAATVGEDEHSVGMREILDIKHGGIEKYGIGCHYLGTSVPVEKVVDAAIETGAEAILISTIITHADIHKINMRKLSELCIEKGVRDKLILVAGGTQVTDEMAREAGLDAGFGRGTRGVQVAGFLVRRRRGLS